In Bythopirellula goksoeyrii, a single window of DNA contains:
- a CDS encoding acyltransferase family protein: MADHLSKASVPEATLPTTRLLALDVFRGFTILAMILVNNPGDWGHLYWPLGHADWHGWTPTDLVFPFFLFIVGTAMAYSLRKYRTGTTISPAVYWRIARRSAVLILLGLLLNRSSAIFNFVTGNAESIDLNNWRFPGVLQRIGVVYFAASLIVLRLGLRGQAIVSVVLLLGYWALLAWFPSGDYQENLSPEGNLVRVVDRKVIGESHMYTQATSEKTDPEGLLSTLPAIVTALFGYWAGLFIQRSGATIKTVGWLTTAGVICIGLGLLWGTAFPINKKIWTSSFVVLTAGWALVVLAGSLLKFDIWGWRKIGRAFEVVGVNAILVFVASGLSAVLLSVTHVGTQTTKQWLYETLFASWIHTPELSSLAYAITTVAFWWGAMSLLSLRGWTVRV, translated from the coding sequence ATGGCAGACCACCTATCAAAAGCATCGGTACCCGAAGCCACTTTGCCAACGACACGGCTGTTGGCACTTGACGTCTTTCGCGGCTTTACGATTCTGGCAATGATCCTGGTAAATAATCCGGGGGATTGGGGCCATCTTTACTGGCCTTTGGGCCATGCTGACTGGCATGGATGGACACCGACCGATCTGGTGTTCCCATTCTTCCTGTTCATCGTGGGAACTGCCATGGCCTATTCGCTTCGCAAGTATCGGACTGGGACAACAATCTCTCCTGCGGTCTATTGGCGGATCGCCCGACGGTCGGCTGTTTTGATTCTTCTGGGTTTGCTCTTGAATCGGTCGAGTGCCATTTTTAATTTCGTGACGGGCAATGCCGAATCGATTGATCTCAACAATTGGCGATTCCCTGGCGTCTTACAACGAATCGGGGTGGTTTACTTTGCTGCATCGCTAATTGTGCTACGTCTTGGGCTCCGGGGGCAGGCCATCGTTTCAGTTGTGCTTCTGTTGGGTTACTGGGCTTTGTTGGCATGGTTTCCCAGCGGTGATTACCAAGAGAATCTTTCACCCGAAGGAAACTTGGTACGCGTCGTCGATCGTAAAGTGATTGGCGAGAGCCACATGTACACCCAAGCGACTTCCGAAAAGACAGACCCAGAAGGTCTGCTGAGTACATTGCCTGCGATTGTCACCGCGCTGTTTGGCTACTGGGCAGGGTTGTTCATTCAGCGTAGCGGAGCAACGATTAAGACAGTCGGTTGGTTGACAACCGCTGGAGTGATCTGCATTGGGCTCGGACTTTTGTGGGGTACTGCGTTTCCGATCAACAAAAAAATCTGGACCAGTAGCTTTGTGGTGCTTACCGCCGGCTGGGCGTTGGTTGTGCTAGCTGGTTCGCTCTTGAAATTCGACATCTGGGGCTGGCGAAAAATCGGTCGCGCTTTTGAAGTGGTTGGCGTCAACGCTATTCTGGTCTTCGTTGCCTCTGGGCTTTCGGCAGTGCTGTTGAGTGTGACCCACGTTGGAACTCAGACCACCAAACAATGGCTTTACGAGACTCTATTCGCCTCATGGATCCACACACCTGAATTGTCATCGTTGGCCTACGCCATTACGACGGTCGCTTTCTGGTGGGGGGCAATGTCGCTTTTATCACTACGTGGGTGGACAGTGAGGGTATGA
- a CDS encoding PEP-CTERM sorting domain-containing protein, which translates to MTIHRPLSILLTPLVLCACNAILQAYSFIGLGDLPGGRNSSSAYGVSSNGAVVVGSVDSSFGHEAFRWTRSGGMVGLGDLGIGDLFPGNGFSFAAGVSVDGSVVTGTAHSPTGSEAFRWTQATGMVSLGDIPDGINFILGNAISGDGLVVVGEADANYTFYAFRWTSETGMVNMGFLDGVPPEDPTLDYSAATGVSGDGSVVVGQSNSGAGGQAFRWTTEDGLVPLGDLPGGRFGSRATAVSLDGQVVVGHGTSLSTRYLDEAFRWTSADGMVGLGKLSGSTTSIANGVSEDGSIIVGKSEVAFVWDSLYGMRNLQSVLANDFGLGSSLTGWSLVEATAVSADGRAIVGFGINPAGDGEGWLAIIPEPSTFTLIGFSLFGLFGLRKTNKMRMSIGRED; encoded by the coding sequence ATGACTATTCATCGTCCCCTTTCAATCCTATTAACGCCGCTAGTACTCTGCGCTTGCAATGCGATACTGCAGGCCTACAGTTTCATCGGCCTTGGAGACCTCCCCGGAGGAAGAAATAGTAGTAGTGCTTACGGCGTGTCCTCAAATGGCGCTGTGGTAGTTGGAAGTGTCGATTCCAGTTTCGGCCATGAGGCGTTTCGCTGGACAAGGAGTGGGGGGATGGTTGGCTTAGGGGACCTCGGTATCGGGGATCTTTTTCCCGGGAACGGCTTCAGCTTTGCGGCTGGCGTTTCCGTGGATGGATCGGTCGTCACTGGGACTGCCCATTCGCCAACTGGCTCAGAGGCATTTCGTTGGACCCAGGCGACTGGCATGGTAAGTTTGGGTGATATCCCAGATGGGATTAATTTTATTCTCGGCAATGCAATATCGGGGGACGGTTTGGTCGTAGTTGGAGAGGCCGATGCTAACTACACCTTCTACGCGTTTCGCTGGACAAGCGAGACCGGTATGGTCAACATGGGATTTCTTGACGGCGTTCCGCCAGAAGACCCCACTCTTGATTACAGCGCGGCCACGGGTGTCTCAGGTGACGGCTCAGTGGTTGTTGGACAGAGCAATTCAGGCGCGGGCGGCCAGGCATTTCGCTGGACCACTGAAGATGGCTTGGTCCCCTTAGGGGACCTTCCTGGTGGGAGATTTGGTAGTCGGGCCACCGCAGTTTCACTCGACGGCCAGGTTGTTGTTGGTCATGGAACATCTCTATCAACCCGCTACTTGGACGAAGCATTTCGCTGGACGAGCGCCGACGGCATGGTCGGTTTAGGTAAACTCAGCGGAAGTACTACTAGCATCGCAAATGGCGTTTCCGAGGACGGTTCGATCATTGTCGGGAAAAGCGAGGTGGCATTCGTCTGGGATAGCTTGTATGGAATGCGAAATCTTCAATCTGTCCTCGCAAATGACTTCGGACTGGGTTCTTCGCTCACTGGATGGAGCCTAGTTGAGGCAACTGCCGTTTCTGCGGATGGTCGGGCCATCGTTGGATTTGGAATCAATCCCGCGGGAGACGGTGAAGGCTGGCTCGCGATAATCCCCGAGCCTTCGACTTTTACGCTAATTGGATTTAGCCTCTTCGGACTGTTTGGGTTGCGGAAGACAAACAAGATGCGCATGAGCATCGGAAGAGAAGATTAG
- a CDS encoding NAD(P)/FAD-dependent oxidoreductase gives MANKTDNTIRRHQVVIIGGGFAGFTAASRLRGAPVDVTLIDRRNFHLFQPLLYQVATGGLSPANIAAPLRGLLGKQANCQVLMEEVTDIDVQNRSVCVFGGELKYDTLVVAAGSRHSYFGHPEWETLAPGLKTIEDATEIRRRVLSAFEAAELSQDASERRRLLNFVIVGAGPTGVELAGALAEIARHSLKEDFRHIDPSDARILLIEAGDRVLSSYPADLSEKGQRALEKLGVTVRTNASVEEITDAMVRLRTEAGKETIPTKTVLWAAGVETSPLAKKLAVATGLELDRAGKIAVDPDLCLAGYPEILVLGDMANCLDKEGKPLPGVAPVAISQGKYAAKLINNRLRNRPTPHFHFNHRGSLATIGKSSAVAELGRFHFSGLFAWLLWLLIHLMNIVTFRNRLLVLLQWGWSYFTHDRSARLITGEKSTSEIAELASPNTP, from the coding sequence ATGGCAAACAAGACGGACAATACGATACGGCGACATCAGGTAGTAATTATCGGAGGTGGATTCGCCGGTTTTACTGCTGCAAGTCGGTTGCGGGGCGCCCCTGTTGATGTCACGCTCATCGATCGTCGGAATTTTCATCTCTTTCAGCCGCTCCTATACCAAGTTGCCACCGGCGGTTTATCGCCAGCCAACATCGCGGCTCCCTTACGAGGACTCCTAGGCAAACAAGCGAATTGCCAGGTCCTCATGGAAGAAGTGACCGACATAGACGTGCAAAATCGCTCAGTTTGCGTTTTTGGAGGTGAACTGAAATATGACACGCTAGTGGTCGCTGCCGGTTCTCGGCACAGCTACTTTGGTCATCCTGAATGGGAAACTCTGGCGCCTGGACTGAAGACCATTGAAGACGCAACAGAGATTCGTCGTCGTGTGCTCTCCGCTTTCGAAGCGGCCGAACTATCTCAGGACGCGAGCGAGCGACGTCGCTTATTGAACTTTGTAATCGTCGGTGCAGGTCCGACGGGGGTGGAACTCGCGGGTGCCCTCGCGGAGATCGCCCGGCACAGTCTTAAGGAAGATTTCCGCCACATTGACCCCTCGGATGCTCGAATTCTGCTGATCGAGGCGGGCGACCGGGTGCTCTCTTCCTACCCGGCAGATCTCTCTGAGAAAGGGCAGCGTGCTCTGGAGAAGCTGGGCGTAACCGTTCGCACGAATGCCAGCGTCGAAGAGATTACCGATGCGATGGTTCGGCTCAGAACAGAAGCTGGAAAGGAAACCATTCCGACGAAAACGGTCCTCTGGGCAGCGGGGGTTGAGACTTCGCCACTAGCGAAAAAACTAGCTGTGGCCACGGGACTTGAACTGGACCGGGCGGGGAAGATTGCTGTTGATCCCGACCTATGTCTAGCGGGGTATCCTGAAATCCTCGTTCTAGGCGACATGGCGAATTGCCTCGACAAGGAGGGTAAGCCGCTGCCAGGAGTTGCACCGGTGGCGATTTCCCAAGGGAAATATGCAGCGAAGCTAATCAATAACCGCCTGCGGAATCGTCCAACACCTCATTTTCACTTCAACCATCGAGGAAGTCTGGCGACGATTGGCAAGAGTTCCGCTGTGGCCGAGTTGGGTCGCTTTCACTTTTCAGGTTTATTTGCCTGGTTGCTGTGGCTGTTGATCCATCTGATGAACATCGTCACCTTCCGCAATCGCCTGCTCGTATTGCTGCAATGGGGATGGAGTTATTTCACACATGATCGTTCGGCCCGCTTGATAACTGGCGAGAAATCGACAAGTGAAATCGCAGAATTGGCCAGTCCGAACACTCCTTAA
- a CDS encoding MFS transporter gives MPETKRLTSVQWLVCIIAAIGFAFDIYELLMLPLVARNALMELGGISPGTPEFARWFGLLFYVPAVCGGIFGLLGGYLTDRFGRRRVLTWSILLYATSAFMSGFSTSLWMLLFFRTTTFIGVCVEFVAAVAWLAELFDDPVQREKVLGYTQAFSSFGGLLVAFANGVIARHATGFPALQIPEFLQSVWGTIEPIGQHADWRYTMMSGILPAIPLIVIRPFLPESPKWSAKKAAGTLQRPSIAELFSPKLKRTTIVTTLMFACSYGVAFGALQQLPQILPGLDTVQARMQAAGEGKPELQAKIAAGKSRQVITANYTKSQELGGLFGRFALALLVVHFVSRRHLLRFFLIPGLIILPLVFYGYYLGHESVFWTGDLSWIPGFHNVSVSLLGIGIFLAGFCTVAVFSFWGNYLPHVFPVHLRGTGESFAANIGGRMLGTPFAYVTQVIATLGFVPGATPAAKTAIVAAGVAFTLIACNLLLSCLLPEPGANSIDEMESV, from the coding sequence ATGCCTGAAACCAAACGACTCACATCAGTCCAGTGGCTGGTCTGTATCATTGCCGCGATTGGTTTTGCGTTTGATATTTATGAACTGCTGATGTTGCCTTTAGTGGCACGCAACGCGTTGATGGAGTTGGGGGGGATCTCGCCGGGGACTCCGGAGTTTGCTCGTTGGTTTGGTCTGCTGTTTTATGTGCCGGCAGTCTGCGGTGGGATTTTTGGGCTCTTGGGAGGCTATCTGACGGATCGTTTTGGTCGCCGACGCGTGCTCACCTGGAGTATTCTACTTTATGCAACGTCGGCTTTTATGTCGGGGTTTTCGACAAGCCTGTGGATGTTGCTCTTCTTTCGCACTACCACGTTCATTGGAGTGTGCGTTGAATTCGTGGCGGCAGTGGCATGGTTGGCGGAACTGTTTGATGATCCCGTCCAGCGCGAGAAGGTGCTCGGCTACACTCAGGCTTTTTCTTCTTTCGGTGGATTGTTGGTGGCTTTTGCCAACGGTGTCATAGCTCGGCATGCCACGGGTTTTCCTGCTCTTCAGATCCCCGAATTCCTGCAATCTGTGTGGGGTACGATTGAACCTATCGGCCAACATGCCGATTGGCGCTACACGATGATGAGCGGCATTCTCCCCGCAATCCCGTTGATAGTGATTCGCCCCTTTTTACCCGAATCTCCCAAGTGGTCTGCGAAGAAAGCCGCAGGAACGTTGCAACGACCCAGCATCGCTGAGTTGTTCTCTCCCAAGCTCAAACGTACGACAATTGTCACCACCCTGATGTTTGCGTGTAGCTATGGCGTTGCCTTCGGCGCCCTTCAGCAGTTGCCGCAGATATTGCCAGGGCTTGATACCGTGCAAGCGAGGATGCAGGCTGCTGGTGAAGGGAAACCTGAACTCCAGGCGAAAATTGCGGCAGGGAAATCTCGCCAGGTGATCACGGCCAACTACACCAAATCGCAAGAACTCGGCGGGCTATTCGGTCGCTTTGCCCTGGCCCTGCTGGTGGTGCATTTTGTCAGTCGCCGCCACTTGCTCCGCTTCTTTTTAATCCCCGGATTAATCATTTTACCGTTAGTGTTTTACGGCTATTATCTAGGTCACGAGTCCGTCTTTTGGACGGGAGATCTGAGTTGGATCCCCGGTTTTCATAATGTGAGCGTTTCGCTACTGGGCATAGGAATCTTCCTTGCGGGCTTCTGCACCGTGGCTGTGTTCAGTTTCTGGGGAAATTATTTGCCTCATGTGTTCCCGGTCCATCTGCGGGGCACTGGTGAGAGTTTTGCCGCGAATATTGGTGGCCGCATGTTGGGGACTCCGTTTGCGTATGTTACTCAGGTCATCGCAACGCTGGGATTCGTCCCTGGTGCCACTCCTGCAGCGAAGACCGCAATCGTGGCGGCCGGAGTCGCCTTCACCTTGATCGCTTGTAATCTCTTGCTAAGTTGCCTGTTGCCAGAACCTGGTGCCAATTCGATCGATGAAATGGAGTCGGTATGA
- a CDS encoding cysteine desulfurase-like protein: MQYDVERVREMFPSLAIVDGGKLRIYFDNPGGTQVPKTVVDRISECLYERNANLGGYFATSVKADAVMDEMRCAVADLLNAPAAEDIVYGQNMTTITLHISRSLGKLLSPGEEIILTRMDHDANVAPWLHLARDIGLEVKWLPFNLETFEFDLNELSQMITSKTRLLCIGGASNLTGTIHPIKSICAIAKAAGVWTYIDAVQSVPHVSTDVQDLDCDFLVCSPYKFFGPHQGVLYGRRELMEKLEPYKVRPAPNEMPEAFETGTQNHECAAGVTAAVEYFAWIGNSMAGSYHERYKHFNERRQAVHAAMDCLFNYETELTSHLITGLQRYSGLKILGITDPQAFGRRVPTVSFIVEGDSPDRIAKALAEENIFVWQGHNFAVEAVTALGIIDKGSAVRVGLVHYNTLDEVDQLLASLDRILS, encoded by the coding sequence ATGCAATACGACGTCGAGAGAGTAAGAGAGATGTTTCCTTCGCTGGCAATTGTCGATGGTGGAAAGCTGCGGATTTACTTCGACAATCCGGGTGGTACGCAGGTGCCTAAAACGGTTGTCGACCGGATCAGCGAATGCCTTTACGAGCGGAACGCCAATTTGGGCGGTTACTTTGCTACGTCTGTCAAAGCGGATGCTGTGATGGACGAAATGAGGTGCGCGGTGGCAGACTTGCTTAATGCACCTGCTGCGGAGGACATCGTCTATGGTCAGAACATGACCACGATCACGCTGCACATTTCCCGCTCCTTAGGCAAGCTGCTGTCGCCGGGCGAGGAAATCATTCTGACGCGGATGGATCATGATGCCAACGTTGCGCCCTGGTTGCATCTCGCGAGAGACATTGGTCTAGAGGTGAAGTGGTTGCCTTTCAATCTGGAAACGTTCGAGTTCGATCTGAACGAGTTGAGCCAAATGATCACATCGAAGACGCGGCTGCTCTGTATCGGGGGAGCCAGCAATCTGACTGGCACGATTCATCCCATCAAGTCCATCTGCGCAATCGCGAAAGCGGCGGGAGTGTGGACTTACATCGACGCGGTTCAATCAGTGCCGCATGTTTCGACCGATGTGCAAGATCTCGATTGCGATTTTCTGGTTTGCTCCCCCTATAAGTTTTTCGGTCCACATCAGGGTGTGCTTTATGGACGTCGTGAGCTGATGGAAAAGTTGGAACCTTACAAGGTTCGACCTGCACCCAATGAAATGCCCGAAGCGTTTGAAACTGGCACCCAGAATCACGAGTGCGCTGCGGGAGTCACGGCGGCGGTAGAATACTTTGCCTGGATCGGTAATTCGATGGCGGGGTCGTACCATGAACGCTACAAGCATTTCAATGAGCGCCGGCAAGCAGTACATGCCGCGATGGACTGCCTCTTCAACTACGAGACCGAACTTACCAGCCACTTGATCACCGGTTTACAGAGGTACTCGGGATTAAAGATTTTGGGCATTACGGATCCTCAGGCATTCGGCAGGCGTGTCCCGACGGTTTCCTTCATCGTTGAGGGCGACTCTCCAGACCGCATTGCGAAGGCCTTGGCGGAGGAGAATATCTTCGTTTGGCAGGGACACAACTTTGCCGTGGAGGCCGTCACGGCGTTGGGGATCATCGACAAAGGGAGTGCCGTACGTGTGGGATTGGTGCACTACAACACGCTCGACGAAGTCGATCAGTTGCTTGCTTCTCTAGACCGGATTCTTTCCTAG
- a CDS encoding c-type cytochrome domain-containing protein, with the protein MQRRLILSFSAFAFFTSIVSAPAARAAVDFEKQVLPVFEANCTKCHGEKKAMGKLRLQSAAAIQEKLADDEHLIVAGNPDESELYERLVLPAGSKKRMPKGADPLDQAAIDLVALWIKEGANFGSSDQESTPATEAEKSSPDAKAETEAPDAKPEPPKLKPLPMPEVDPASEEAIERLRSAGAQVMPHFAKSNLLDVSFALSSEPANDDALALLNDVAHHVISLNLRGAQASDKGWSELAKLSNLSKLSVENSSFSDDAAQYLSGLERLESLNLYGTDVSDKVLDPIRGLKRLQKIYLWKTNVSYDGAIGLEKDLPYIEWNLGWDHPVIARKRLEKQQVEFAADAKTKQEETARLQTDLKVAEEAQAAAEKRLKQVEDALKKLSGEKVESPTEEQSVQPDA; encoded by the coding sequence ATGCAGCGACGTCTAATTTTAAGTTTCTCAGCATTCGCATTTTTCACATCTATTGTCTCAGCACCAGCTGCCCGAGCAGCGGTGGATTTTGAGAAGCAAGTCTTACCAGTTTTCGAAGCCAATTGCACCAAGTGCCATGGCGAGAAAAAGGCAATGGGCAAACTCCGCCTGCAATCGGCTGCGGCGATCCAGGAGAAGCTTGCAGACGACGAGCATTTAATCGTCGCCGGTAATCCTGACGAGAGTGAACTCTACGAGCGGTTAGTCTTACCAGCCGGTAGCAAGAAGCGGATGCCCAAGGGGGCCGATCCACTTGATCAAGCCGCCATCGATCTGGTAGCCCTTTGGATCAAAGAAGGGGCAAATTTCGGTTCTTCTGATCAAGAGAGCACTCCAGCAACTGAGGCTGAAAAGAGTTCTCCAGATGCAAAAGCAGAAACTGAAGCACCTGATGCCAAGCCAGAGCCTCCCAAGCTGAAACCCTTGCCGATGCCGGAAGTCGATCCAGCTTCTGAGGAGGCCATCGAACGGTTGCGCAGCGCCGGCGCCCAGGTAATGCCACACTTTGCCAAGAGCAATCTGTTGGATGTATCCTTTGCGCTTTCTTCGGAGCCGGCAAATGATGACGCGTTGGCTTTGCTCAACGACGTAGCGCACCACGTGATCTCATTGAATCTGCGTGGCGCCCAAGCGAGCGACAAGGGTTGGTCGGAACTAGCCAAACTCTCGAATCTTTCTAAGCTTTCGGTCGAAAACTCCAGTTTTTCGGACGATGCTGCTCAGTATCTTTCCGGGCTTGAGCGACTGGAATCACTTAATCTCTATGGCACGGATGTTAGTGACAAAGTGCTTGACCCAATTCGTGGTCTTAAACGCCTACAGAAAATCTATCTCTGGAAGACCAATGTTTCTTACGATGGAGCGATTGGTTTGGAAAAAGACCTGCCCTATATCGAATGGAACCTTGGCTGGGATCATCCCGTGATTGCCCGTAAGCGTCTTGAGAAACAACAGGTTGAGTTCGCAGCGGATGCAAAGACCAAGCAAGAGGAAACTGCCCGCCTTCAAACCGATCTCAAAGTAGCAGAAGAGGCTCAAGCTGCAGCGGAAAAACGGCTCAAGCAGGTCGAAGACGCTCTGAAGAAACTTAGTGGTGAGAAAGTAGAGTCGCCGACTGAGGAGCAAAGTGTTCAGCCTGACGCGTAG
- a CDS encoding leucine-rich repeat domain-containing protein, producing MSVEQSSNAEASNNKRTILNFARSLLKVFVITVPLYVAGIAALSHFTTASGLSLGSALFLIWVGATITWIIAELISCRSIRFGMKTILTATTVLALLCFLAVHHVRPYMSQRQAIAILKSTGVRYESQAHAPAWLQRLTGPENCQVVTAVQGHQQSRLEDNLMECISASPHLYELFIGNSLITDAGLRHIKGMNNLLAIDLPSGPDVSNACLAHLPAMKQLNWIDASDVPVKDEGLAYLSTLTQIEQIELNRCQITDAGLMHLRRLTNLRRLVLDNNEITDDGLKHIQPLTKLVMLSLEDTQITDDGLKLLQDFDNLQYLRLSGTSITDDGLKYIARLKNSLRALEIENTQITDEGLRKEQMAFSHCTIINSKLPQGSIQRRTFINNQMFNGYLMYRQRTSKLRNDPYAF from the coding sequence ATGTCTGTCGAACAATCTTCCAACGCTGAGGCGAGTAATAACAAGCGAACGATTTTGAATTTTGCAAGATCCTTGTTGAAAGTGTTTGTTATCACGGTGCCACTTTACGTAGCTGGTATCGCGGCACTTAGTCACTTTACTACCGCAAGTGGTCTATCTCTCGGTTCGGCACTCTTCTTGATCTGGGTTGGCGCTACCATTACGTGGATCATTGCAGAATTGATTTCCTGTAGATCGATTCGCTTCGGAATGAAGACGATTCTCACAGCCACTACAGTTTTAGCACTTCTTTGCTTCTTAGCTGTTCACCATGTGCGACCTTACATGTCCCAACGTCAGGCCATAGCAATCCTCAAGTCGACCGGCGTCCGATACGAATCCCAAGCGCATGCTCCAGCATGGCTGCAGCGGCTGACGGGCCCAGAGAATTGTCAGGTCGTAACCGCTGTTCAAGGCCACCAGCAGAGCCGTCTCGAAGATAATCTCATGGAGTGCATCTCGGCTTCGCCGCACCTCTACGAACTCTTCATCGGTAATTCGCTTATCACCGACGCGGGGCTACGACATATCAAGGGAATGAACAATCTCTTGGCAATTGATTTGCCTAGCGGGCCGGATGTGAGTAATGCCTGCCTGGCCCATTTGCCAGCAATGAAACAGCTCAACTGGATCGATGCGAGCGATGTGCCGGTCAAGGATGAAGGCTTAGCGTACCTATCAACACTGACTCAAATCGAGCAGATCGAACTCAACCGATGCCAAATCACGGATGCAGGCTTGATGCACTTGCGACGGCTCACGAACCTTCGTCGACTTGTTCTGGATAACAACGAAATTACGGATGATGGCCTGAAACACATTCAACCACTGACAAAACTAGTGATGTTGTCACTTGAAGATACGCAGATTACCGACGACGGTCTTAAGTTACTCCAAGATTTCGACAATCTGCAATACCTGCGGCTTAGTGGAACGTCGATTACGGATGATGGTTTGAAGTATATTGCTAGACTGAAGAATTCGTTGAGAGCCTTGGAAATTGAGAATACACAAATCACCGATGAGGGCTTACGGAAGGAGCAAATGGCCTTTTCACATTGCACTATCATCAATAGCAAATTGCCGCAGGGCTCGATTCAGAGACGTACTTTCATCAATAACCAGATGTTTAATGGTTATTTGATGTACCGTCAACGAACGTCCAAGTTGCGAAATGACCCGTACGCTTTCTAG
- a CDS encoding MFS transporter, whose product MTTEGRYRWYRELNGYQWFVLLVAALGWLFDCLDQQLFILARQPAMAELLPGTPTQAQIDEAGGYATAIFLMGWAIGGLVFGVMGDRIGRAKTMIITILLYSLFTGLSALSVGFWDFSLYRFMTGLGVGGEFAVGVALVAEVMPDRARPYCLSILQALSAIGNVSAALIGITMGSLHEHGLVDSVWRPMFVVGAIPALLALVIRARLKEPERWQQASLEGDTARKLGSYRELFGHPTWRKHAFIGLGLAFSGIVGLWGIAFFTFDLVGNVMKEKFIADGQTEVQVAGSVAHWKGIASMMMNIGAAFGMYGFAILAQRMGRKPTFAIAFIAAMLSTASVFYFLTEFHQVFWMVPIMGFCILSLFAGYAIYFPELFPTHLRSTGTSFCYNVGRFVAAVGPFLLGWLTGQVYADTAEPLRNAGLTMCGIFVLGLLVLPFAPETKGKPLPD is encoded by the coding sequence ATGACAACTGAAGGACGTTACCGTTGGTATCGAGAGCTCAACGGTTATCAATGGTTCGTGTTGCTGGTCGCTGCGCTGGGCTGGCTGTTTGATTGCCTCGACCAACAACTATTCATTCTGGCGCGCCAACCGGCGATGGCGGAATTGCTACCCGGAACCCCAACCCAAGCACAAATCGACGAAGCCGGTGGTTATGCGACCGCAATTTTTTTGATGGGCTGGGCGATTGGCGGACTTGTCTTCGGCGTGATGGGAGATCGCATCGGCCGTGCCAAGACGATGATCATAACGATTCTGCTGTACTCTCTTTTTACGGGTCTGAGCGCATTGAGTGTCGGCTTCTGGGATTTTTCGTTGTACCGCTTTATGACTGGCCTCGGGGTGGGGGGAGAATTTGCCGTGGGGGTCGCATTGGTAGCTGAAGTGATGCCGGATCGAGCACGTCCCTATTGCCTGAGTATATTGCAAGCTCTCTCAGCAATCGGAAATGTGTCGGCGGCACTGATTGGGATAACAATGGGTTCGCTCCATGAGCATGGCCTCGTCGACAGTGTGTGGCGTCCCATGTTTGTCGTCGGGGCTATACCAGCCCTCTTAGCGCTTGTGATTCGAGCTCGACTGAAGGAGCCTGAGCGTTGGCAACAGGCCTCGCTTGAGGGAGATACTGCTCGCAAGCTTGGTTCCTATCGAGAACTGTTTGGGCATCCCACATGGCGCAAGCATGCGTTCATCGGTTTGGGACTTGCTTTTTCAGGCATTGTCGGACTTTGGGGCATCGCGTTTTTCACTTTCGATCTCGTCGGCAACGTGATGAAGGAGAAGTTCATCGCCGATGGTCAAACAGAGGTTCAAGTAGCTGGGTCCGTTGCCCACTGGAAGGGAATCGCCTCGATGATGATGAACATCGGTGCGGCGTTTGGTATGTATGGTTTTGCGATACTTGCCCAGCGGATGGGTCGTAAACCGACTTTTGCAATTGCGTTCATTGCTGCGATGTTGAGCACGGCATCGGTCTTTTATTTCTTGACAGAATTCCATCAGGTATTTTGGATGGTGCCGATCATGGGGTTCTGCATTCTGTCGCTGTTCGCTGGTTACGCGATTTATTTTCCTGAATTGTTCCCCACCCACTTAAGGAGTACCGGAACGAGCTTTTGCTATAACGTGGGCCGATTCGTGGCTGCTGTGGGGCCATTCTTGCTAGGCTGGCTCACGGGCCAAGTGTATGCCGACACGGCTGAACCGCTTCGCAATGCAGGGTTAACGATGTGCGGCATATTCGTGCTGGGTCTCCTGGTATTGCCATTTGCGCCGGAAACGAAAGGCAAACCCCTGCCGGACTGA